Proteins from one Malaya genurostris strain Urasoe2022 chromosome 2, Malgen_1.1, whole genome shotgun sequence genomic window:
- the LOC131433109 gene encoding LOW QUALITY PROTEIN: dentin sialophosphoprotein-like (The sequence of the model RefSeq protein was modified relative to this genomic sequence to represent the inferred CDS: substituted 1 base at 1 genomic stop codon), protein MEQVFRSTLPEPSEAGGFFGNLFPSIGFDIGPKWGSSDSSDSSGSSDSSDSSDSYYSSDSFDSSDSCDSCDSSDSSDSSDSSNFFGYSDSSDSSDSSDSSDSSNCSGSSHTFGSSGSSDSSDFSNCSGSSHTFGSSGSSDSSDSSDSXNSSDFFDSFDSFDSSDSFDSSYSSYSSDSSDYSDSSDPSDSSDSSDSSDSFDSSDSSDSSDSSDSSDSFDSSDSSDSSDSSDSSDSSDSSNCSGSSHTFGSSGSSDSSDFSNCSGSSHTFGSSGSSDSSDSSDSKNSSDFFDSFDSFDSSDSFDSSYSSYSSDSSDYSDSSDPSDSSDSSDSFDSSDSFDSSDSSDSSDSFDSFDSFDSSDSSDSSDSSDSSDSSDSSDSSDSSDSSDSSDSSDSSDSSDSSDSSDSSDSSDSSDSSDSSDSSDSSDSSDSSDSSDSSDSSDSSDSSDSSDSSDSSDSSDSSDS, encoded by the exons ATGGAGCAAGTTTTCCGATCGACCCTTCCAGAGCCTTCCGAAGCTGGTGGATTCTTTGGCAATCTATTCCCCAGCATCGGTTTCGATATCGGTCCTAAATGGG GTTCTTCTGACTCTTCTGACTCTTCTGGCTCTTCTGACTCTTCTGACTCTTCTGACTCTTATTATTCttctgactcttttgactcttctgactctTGTGACTCTTGTGACTCTTCTGACTCTTCTGACTCTTCTGACTCTTCTAACTTTTTTGGCTATTCTGACTCTTCTGACTCTTCTGACTCTTCTGACTCTTCTGACTCTTCTAACTGTTCTGGATCTTCTCACACTTTTGGCTCTTCAGGTTCTTCTGACTCTTCTGACTTTTCTAACTGTTCTGGATCTTCTCACACTTTTGGCTCTTCAGGTTCTTCTGACTCTTCTGACTCTTCTGACTCTTAAAATTCTTCAGActtttttgactcttttgactcttttgactcttctgactcttttgactcttcttattcttcttattcttctgactcttctgactattctgactcttctgacccttctgactcttctgactcttctgactcttctgactcttttgactcttctgactcttctgactcttctgactcttctgactcttctgactcttttgactcttctgactctTCTGACTCTTCTGACTCTTCTGACTCTTCTGACTCTTCTGACTCTTCTAACTGTTCTGGATCTTCTCACACTTTTGGCTCTTCAGGTTCTTCTGACTCTTCTGACTTTTCTAACTGTTCTGGATCTTCTCACACTTTTGGCTCTTCAGGTTCTTCTGACTCTTCTGACTCTTCTGACTCTAAAAATTCTTCAGActtttttgactcttttgactcttttgactcttctgactcttttgactcttcttattcttcttattcttctgactcttctgactattctgactcttctgacccttctgactcttctgactcttctgactcttttgactcttctgactcttttgactcttctgactcttctgactcttctgactcttttgactcttttgactcttttgactcttctgactcttctgactcttctgactcttctgactcttctgactcttctgactcttctgactcttctgactcttctgactcttctgactcttctgactcttctgactcttctgactcttctgactcttctgactcttctgactcttctgactcttctgactcttctgactcttctgactcttctgactcttctgactcttctgactcttctgactcttctgactcttctgactcttctgactcttctgactcttctgactcttctgactcttctgactcttctgactcttctgactcttctgactcttctgactct